In one window of Corynebacterium incognita DNA:
- a CDS encoding YkvI family membrane protein: MNNRVVSIALSFVGLLVGAGFATGQEVVQYFTSFGMMGVWGTIVAGAIMTLAGTVFLQLGSYFHAAEHNTVFRQVTHPIISKLLDVSVIITLFAVGFVMLAGAGSNMEQQFGWPTWAGSTLMLVLVILTGMLDVNKVSKVIGALTPSVIIAVLGVGIYTAFNLPDDIGRAVEVSAQVESPISHWLVSALNYNGLALILAVSMTLVIGGDQLNPREAGRGGIVGGVIYSVMMLISMFALIVNAEKIQGTDIPMLTLVDALHPALGVVMAVIIFLMIFNTAIGMFYALGKRLSAGREDRYPVIFIIGCLAGYAVSFAGFKALMQYVYPVIGYIGIVMIVVLVVAWLKSFSEIKDEAVRRDRLTALLHLKLHPDKEYSEGYDSVIGEELVASNMERDVLYDSVIEEVASELDADDDSDFSKDEFEPQGVEAYLKDEGENKKS; the protein is encoded by the coding sequence ATGAATAATCGCGTTGTCTCGATTGCTCTGTCGTTTGTAGGCCTCCTGGTGGGTGCCGGTTTTGCCACGGGCCAGGAGGTTGTTCAATACTTCACCTCCTTCGGCATGATGGGCGTGTGGGGAACCATCGTCGCCGGTGCCATCATGACCTTGGCCGGCACAGTCTTCCTCCAGCTCGGCAGTTATTTCCACGCCGCGGAGCACAACACGGTGTTCCGGCAGGTCACCCACCCCATTATTTCGAAGCTTCTCGACGTTTCTGTCATCATCACCTTGTTCGCCGTCGGGTTCGTCATGCTCGCCGGTGCTGGTTCCAACATGGAGCAGCAGTTTGGTTGGCCTACTTGGGCCGGCTCGACTCTCATGTTGGTGCTCGTCATCTTGACCGGCATGCTCGACGTCAACAAGGTTTCCAAGGTGATTGGTGCTCTCACTCCATCTGTCATCATCGCTGTGCTGGGCGTTGGCATTTACACTGCCTTCAACCTTCCTGACGACATTGGTCGCGCTGTTGAGGTCTCGGCGCAGGTGGAGTCGCCGATCTCTCACTGGTTGGTTTCTGCGTTGAACTACAACGGTCTGGCCTTGATTCTCGCGGTGTCGATGACGTTGGTTATTGGTGGCGATCAGCTTAACCCGCGGGAGGCGGGGCGCGGCGGCATTGTGGGTGGCGTCATCTACTCGGTGATGATGCTCATCTCCATGTTTGCGCTCATCGTGAACGCTGAGAAGATTCAGGGCACGGACATCCCCATGCTGACGCTTGTCGACGCCCTGCATCCCGCCCTGGGCGTTGTCATGGCGGTCATCATTTTCTTGATGATTTTCAATACCGCGATCGGCATGTTCTACGCGCTGGGTAAGCGCTTGTCGGCAGGTCGTGAGGACCGCTACCCAGTGATTTTCATTATCGGTTGCTTGGCTGGATATGCGGTGAGCTTTGCCGGCTTCAAGGCCCTCATGCAATACGTGTACCCGGTCATCGGCTACATCGGCATCGTGATGATTGTTGTTCTCGTCGTGGCATGGCTGAAGTCCTTTTCTGAAATCAAGGACGAGGCCGTGCGCCGCGACCGGTTGACTGCGTTGCTTCACCTCAAGCTGCATCCTGACAAGGAATACAGCGAGGGCTACGATTCCGTCATTGGCGAGGAGCTCGTGGCCTCGAATATGGAGCGTGACGTCCTGTATGACTCAGTCATCGAAGAGGTGGCCAGCGAACTCGATGCTGACGACGATAGCGACTTCAGTAAGGACGAGTTCGAACCGCAGGGCGTGGAGGCATACCTCAAGGATGAGGGCGAGAACAAGAAGTCCTAA
- the mgrA gene encoding L-glyceraldehyde 3-phosphate reductase, whose product MADMYIADAERYSAMPYRRVGHSGLKLPAISLGLWHNFGDDTPLDRQQAILRRAFDRGVTHFDLANNYGPQPGAAEENFGKVVARDFAPYRDEMIISSKAGWVMNDSPYGFGGSRKYLMSSLDASLRRMGLDYVDIFYHHRPDPDTPLEETMYALRDIVASGKALYAGISSYGSELTREAAEMMAEEGCPLLIHQPSYSIVNRWVEEPGTEGTSLLQQAADSGLGVIAFSPLAQGMLTDRYLDGIPEDSRAAAGKSLKPDWLNEQNLAMIRTLHGIAEDRGQSLAQMALAWILRDQGPETVTSALVGASSVEQLDQNLDALKNLEFSDSELKAIDDAAHDAGINIWGAATASRTHA is encoded by the coding sequence ATGGCGGACATGTATATCGCAGATGCAGAACGTTATTCCGCCATGCCGTATCGCCGAGTCGGTCACTCGGGGCTCAAACTCCCAGCCATTTCCCTCGGTTTGTGGCACAACTTTGGCGACGACACGCCCTTGGACCGCCAGCAGGCGATCCTCCGTCGCGCATTTGACCGTGGTGTGACCCACTTTGACCTGGCTAACAACTATGGTCCCCAGCCCGGCGCGGCGGAGGAGAACTTTGGCAAGGTTGTGGCCCGCGATTTCGCTCCATACCGCGATGAAATGATCATCTCTTCCAAGGCGGGGTGGGTGATGAACGATTCGCCCTATGGTTTCGGCGGCTCCCGCAAATACCTGATGAGTTCCTTGGACGCTTCTCTGCGCCGCATGGGGCTGGACTACGTGGACATCTTCTACCATCACCGTCCAGACCCGGACACGCCTCTTGAAGAAACCATGTATGCCCTTCGGGACATCGTCGCCTCCGGCAAGGCACTGTACGCGGGCATTAGCTCGTATGGGTCAGAATTGACTCGGGAGGCTGCGGAGATGATGGCGGAGGAGGGGTGCCCGCTGCTCATTCACCAGCCGAGCTATTCCATTGTTAATCGCTGGGTGGAAGAACCCGGCACGGAGGGCACTTCGCTGTTGCAGCAGGCCGCTGACTCCGGGCTCGGTGTTATCGCTTTTTCGCCTTTGGCGCAGGGCATGCTGACCGACCGCTACCTGGATGGAATTCCGGAGGACTCCCGCGCGGCTGCGGGGAAATCACTGAAGCCGGACTGGCTTAACGAGCAGAACCTCGCCATGATCCGCACTCTCCATGGCATTGCAGAGGATAGGGGGCAGTCGCTGGCGCAGATGGCGCTGGCGTGGATCTTGCGTGACCAGGGGCCGGAGACCGTGACTAGCGCGCTCGTGGGCGCGTCCTCGGTGGAGCAGCTCGACCAAAACCTTGACGCCTTGAAGAACCTTGAGTTCAGTGACTCCGAGCTCAAGGCGATTGACGACGCCGCTCACGATGCTGGAATCAACATCTGGGGTGCCGCCACAGCGTCTCGCACTCACGCTTAG
- a CDS encoding LysE/ArgO family amino acid transporter, with protein sequence MTFLAGFALGLSLIVAIGPQNALIIKQGIRKEGLLAVLLICIVSDVLLIFGGTAGVGALVEKLPWMFTALKWIGVIYMGYFAFSSFREAFQSQEEALTMEEVEPEEVAPTGGSTTLAVKQKNARTWVKPALAAIAFTWLNPGAYIDVVMMLGSIANTYPDRWVFATGALAASCFWFPFLGITASRFSHVLARPRVWRIINIIIGIVMLVLMVKLLRF encoded by the coding sequence ATGACTTTTCTCGCCGGCTTCGCGTTGGGACTTTCACTGATTGTGGCCATTGGTCCGCAGAACGCCCTCATCATTAAGCAGGGCATCCGCAAGGAGGGCCTGCTCGCCGTCCTTCTCATCTGCATTGTCTCCGACGTTCTGTTGATTTTCGGAGGAACGGCGGGCGTCGGCGCGCTCGTAGAAAAGCTGCCCTGGATGTTTACCGCCCTGAAGTGGATTGGCGTGATCTACATGGGATACTTCGCCTTCAGCAGTTTCCGGGAGGCCTTCCAGTCCCAGGAAGAAGCACTCACCATGGAAGAGGTAGAGCCTGAGGAAGTAGCGCCGACTGGGGGCAGCACCACCCTTGCGGTGAAACAGAAGAACGCGCGCACCTGGGTCAAGCCAGCGCTGGCCGCCATCGCGTTTACGTGGCTCAACCCCGGCGCCTACATCGACGTGGTCATGATGCTTGGCTCAATCGCCAACACCTACCCCGACCGCTGGGTCTTCGCCACCGGGGCGTTAGCCGCGAGCTGCTTCTGGTTCCCCTTCCTCGGCATTACTGCTTCCCGCTTCTCCCACGTGCTCGCGCGCCCGCGCGTGTGGCGCATCATCAACATCATCATCGGCATTGTGATGCTCGTGCTGATGGTGAAACTACTGCGATTCTAA
- a CDS encoding ArgP/LysG family DNA-binding transcriptional regulator encodes MNPVHLDTLLAIVDEGSFDIAAAVLGVSPSAVSQRIKALETSTGRVLLRRATPVTATEAGEVLVQAARRMALVQAETDARLQERLSRVPLNVAVNSGSLATWFRPVFRDMAASGRAALRIRIEDEDRTLAMLRRGDVLGAITREEQPVSGCESTPLGVMRYRAVAAPALARAFRTNEGVNWQEIPIVMYGPNDAVLDAAMRDRFIDSHVARHRVSQVPSSEGYLEAVVAGMGWGLIPDLQAVEGLEVLDDAPLDVPLYWQRWRLESEVLELLTRSVDRAAKQLRSGMAPGF; translated from the coding sequence ATGAACCCCGTGCATTTGGATACGCTTCTCGCGATTGTTGATGAAGGTAGCTTTGACATTGCCGCCGCTGTGCTGGGTGTTTCCCCGTCCGCGGTGAGCCAGCGGATCAAGGCTTTGGAGACATCCACGGGGCGGGTCTTGCTACGTCGTGCGACGCCCGTCACAGCCACGGAAGCTGGCGAGGTACTCGTTCAGGCCGCGCGCCGCATGGCGTTGGTGCAGGCGGAGACCGATGCGCGCCTGCAGGAGCGGCTGTCGCGGGTGCCCTTGAACGTGGCGGTGAACTCCGGTTCTTTGGCTACGTGGTTCCGCCCAGTGTTTCGGGACATGGCAGCCTCTGGCCGAGCGGCGCTGCGCATCCGCATCGAGGACGAGGACCGTACGCTGGCCATGCTCCGGCGTGGCGACGTCCTAGGGGCCATCACCCGGGAGGAGCAGCCGGTGTCGGGCTGCGAGTCCACCCCGCTCGGGGTGATGCGTTACCGCGCCGTCGCTGCGCCGGCCCTGGCCCGCGCGTTTCGCACGAATGAAGGCGTGAACTGGCAGGAGATCCCCATCGTCATGTACGGCCCCAACGACGCCGTGCTGGATGCCGCGATGCGGGACCGCTTCATAGATAGCCACGTCGCGCGCCACCGCGTGTCGCAGGTGCCGTCCTCGGAAGGTTATCTCGAAGCGGTGGTGGCGGGTATGGGCTGGGGCCTCATCCCGGACTTGCAGGCGGTGGAGGGGTTGGAGGTGCTTGACGACGCCCCCTTGGACGTCCCGCTGTACTGGCAGCGGTGGCGTCTGGAGTCCGAGGTGCTTGAGCTGCTCACGCGTTCGGTGGACCGCGCCGCTAAGCAGCTACGGTCTGGAATGGCTCCGGGTTTTTGA
- a CDS encoding glutathione S-transferase family protein translates to MSDWTGDPKNASTGEFVRDTNYISDRISSSVTEATTLDNGTTLWPFEAGRYRLIAARACPWAHRAVIVRRLMGLENAISLGLAGPTHDVRSWRFDLDPDGLDPVLKIPRLHDAFLARFPDYSRGITVPSLVDVPSGRILTNDYRALVRDFITQGEDLKPENTPDLYPAALAAEIDEVNDYIFDTINNGVYRCGFAGEQSAYEEAYHQMWEALDWAEERLGHQRYLVGDHLTEADIRLWVTLIRFDPVYYSHFKCSRNTIAEMPHLRGFTQELFQLPGFGDTTDFTEIKQHYFIVHKEINPTQVVPVGPDMAWVAEPHDRECFGGSPFAEGAYSPVPVLPGEEVKNPEPFQTVAA, encoded by the coding sequence ATGTCGGACTGGACAGGAGACCCCAAAAACGCTTCCACCGGGGAGTTCGTGCGCGACACCAACTACATCAGTGACCGGATTTCCTCTTCCGTGACCGAGGCAACCACTCTCGACAACGGCACGACACTGTGGCCCTTCGAAGCAGGCCGCTACCGGCTTATCGCGGCGCGAGCCTGCCCGTGGGCGCACCGCGCCGTCATCGTTCGCCGCCTCATGGGGCTCGAAAACGCCATCTCCCTCGGCCTCGCCGGACCCACCCACGACGTTCGTTCCTGGCGTTTCGATCTCGATCCCGACGGACTCGATCCGGTCCTCAAGATCCCCCGACTCCACGACGCGTTCCTCGCGCGCTTTCCCGATTACTCGCGCGGAATCACCGTTCCTTCGCTTGTCGACGTCCCGTCCGGGCGCATCCTCACCAATGACTACCGCGCCCTCGTGCGGGATTTCATCACCCAAGGTGAGGATCTCAAGCCCGAAAACACCCCGGACCTCTACCCCGCCGCGCTTGCCGCTGAAATCGACGAAGTCAATGACTATATCTTCGACACCATCAACAACGGCGTCTACCGGTGCGGCTTCGCCGGGGAACAATCCGCCTACGAAGAGGCCTACCACCAGATGTGGGAAGCCCTCGACTGGGCCGAGGAACGCCTAGGCCACCAGCGCTACCTGGTGGGTGACCACCTCACGGAGGCCGACATCCGATTGTGGGTCACTCTCATCCGCTTCGATCCGGTGTACTACTCGCATTTCAAGTGTTCCCGGAACACGATCGCGGAAATGCCACATCTCCGTGGCTTCACCCAAGAGCTGTTCCAGCTTCCGGGATTCGGCGACACCACGGACTTCACGGAAATCAAACAGCACTACTTCATCGTGCACAAAGAAATTAATCCGACCCAGGTCGTGCCCGTGGGCCCTGACATGGCGTGGGTGGCCGAGCCGCACGACCGAGAGTGCTTCGGCGGCTCCCCCTTCGCAGAGGGCGCCTACTCCCCCGTGCCGGTGTTGCCGGGCGAAGAGGTCAAAAACCCGGAGCCATTCCAGACCGTAGCTGCTTAG